One window of the Actinomyces wuliandei genome contains the following:
- the lipB gene encoding lipoyl(octanoyl) transferase LipB: MQRWDVDLGGRLVPFEEGWRLQRAVHAEVVDGTRPSTLLLMEHEAVYTVGRRARSWERPQDSRVGPAQVPVVDVDRGGKTTWHGPGQLTVYPILRLAAPIDVIRYVRTLEEAVMQVCTGLGMTTRQVEGRTGVWVPGDPQAREAVRREDRKICALGVRVARGVTMHGIGLNVNPDLEAFSLERILPCGITDAGVTSVSAETGRRLRAADLADAVAHALGSRLRPLVADPTSCSVPGVGLSARPPAARE; this comes from the coding sequence GTGCAGCGCTGGGACGTCGACCTGGGGGGCAGGCTCGTGCCCTTCGAGGAGGGCTGGCGGCTGCAGCGAGCCGTGCACGCAGAGGTCGTGGACGGCACTCGCCCCAGCACCCTGCTGCTGATGGAGCACGAGGCCGTCTACACCGTAGGGAGGCGGGCCCGCTCCTGGGAACGGCCTCAGGACAGCCGCGTCGGGCCTGCCCAGGTGCCCGTGGTCGATGTGGACCGGGGGGGGAAGACCACCTGGCACGGTCCCGGCCAGCTGACGGTCTACCCGATCCTGCGCCTGGCCGCACCGATCGACGTCATCAGGTACGTCCGCACCCTGGAGGAGGCGGTCATGCAGGTGTGCACCGGCCTGGGGATGACCACCCGCCAGGTCGAGGGGCGCACCGGGGTCTGGGTGCCGGGCGACCCGCAGGCGCGGGAGGCGGTACGGCGTGAGGACCGTAAGATCTGCGCCCTGGGGGTACGCGTGGCCCGGGGAGTGACGATGCACGGTATCGGCCTCAACGTGAACCCGGACCTGGAGGCGTTCTCCCTGGAGCGTATCCTGCCCTGCGGGATCACGGACGCCGGGGTGACCTCAGTGAGCGCTGAGACCGGTCGTCGGCTGCGGGCAGCAGACCTCGCCGACGCAGTCGCTCATGCCCTCGGCTCCCGCCTCCGCCCCCTGGTGGCAGACCCCACGTCCTGCTCTGTCCCCGGCGTAGGCCTGAGTGCCCGTCCCCCGGCTGCCAGGGAATAG
- a CDS encoding transporter substrate-binding domain-containing protein — MTTRRLLLMAAIACLVLGGCTHAADWRADSSVPSTRTYDVSGIQVQPEITALLPEEVLADGVLDVAASTDYAPAEFLDTQGSPVGYDVDLSRAVAAVLGVSSQTHTAEFDSIIAAVGSKYDVGISSFTITSARTLEVDMLAYINVGSRFNVAAGNPEGIDVSDHLNLCGYTVGVQVGTAQETTMNELAQSCRDADRPALSVRAYSTQSEAATSLASNVVDAMYSDSTVADYAVELTAGAVQTLGEVEDALPQGIVISKADPQLAAALQAAVQHLMDEGVWEEILAGWGIEDAALDTAALNPAVEG, encoded by the coding sequence ATGACGACCCGCCGCCTGCTGCTCATGGCAGCCATCGCCTGCCTAGTCCTGGGCGGGTGCACCCACGCAGCCGACTGGCGGGCCGACTCCTCGGTGCCCTCTACCAGGACCTACGACGTCTCAGGGATCCAGGTGCAGCCTGAGATCACGGCTCTTCTGCCCGAGGAGGTCCTTGCGGACGGAGTGCTCGACGTGGCAGCCTCCACCGACTACGCCCCGGCCGAGTTCCTCGACACCCAGGGCAGCCCCGTCGGATACGACGTCGATCTCTCCCGGGCGGTCGCGGCCGTGCTTGGAGTCAGCTCCCAGACCCACACGGCTGAGTTCGACTCCATCATCGCTGCTGTCGGCTCCAAGTACGACGTCGGCATCTCCTCCTTCACCATCACCTCGGCCCGCACCCTGGAGGTGGACATGCTCGCCTACATCAACGTGGGCTCACGCTTCAACGTGGCTGCGGGCAACCCCGAGGGCATCGACGTCTCCGACCACCTGAACCTGTGCGGCTACACGGTCGGGGTCCAGGTGGGCACTGCCCAGGAGACCACCATGAACGAGCTCGCGCAGTCCTGCCGGGACGCCGACCGCCCGGCGCTGTCGGTGCGAGCCTATTCCACACAGTCGGAGGCAGCCACAAGCCTGGCTAGCAACGTCGTCGACGCCATGTACTCCGACTCCACCGTCGCCGACTACGCCGTGGAGCTGACCGCCGGGGCGGTCCAGACCCTGGGGGAGGTCGAGGACGCCCTGCCGCAGGGCATCGTCATCTCCAAGGCCGACCCGCAGCTGGCTGCCGCCCTCCAGGCGGCTGTCCAGCACCTCATGGACGAGGGTGTCTGGGAGGAGATCCTGGCTGGCTGGGGCATTGAGGACGCGGCCCTGGACACCGCTGCTCTCAACCCTGCGGTAGAAGGCTGA
- a CDS encoding protein kinase domain-containing protein, with product MTRDRNPRRRRAAGGTGARVEGAPRGEPPSAQALQALAAEGFTIGSVLGGRAGASSPRRCVDPQGRDVVLRVLPLPEGAGGAALLRRLAGLRSLRHRALVAVRHVVALPSHHVGVAVDLVDGVSLDVVLAARGRLPTPQLALLLDELGSALAHLHEHGCAHGDVSTGNVVVTAEGRPVLIDLLGSVMETGTGDCAAPERRSGGPATPTADVYALAALMRQCAGGGASGGAGYRARRVEQLLADALSSLPEDRPGARDLAARSPQLGQARGIDLPDSARLAAGSLRAAAHTPTRVVGARLRQRRPRWYPLPASGRAGRAGRRGPWPRRGHGASRGRGRHRASRRGGGVLTVARTSRLLCVVTVAAAAVAVLVLQGPGGALGGHLPSRAGDTATAAPPGAAAAGSDQGSWPAASPPVQVSQEATREPPQGADTAPPPEGQRGTAREGAEQSLVSVVVSLAAARDQALMDGDEEALAATTVPGSPAAAADEQIMRDLLASGETVTDMTTSVSQIVEVEVPAGTTWPGARAVVVTQSQAPSSRASAGTRRTVPAQAARQVVLILVPQPWRVAEVRSYEL from the coding sequence ATGACACGGGACAGGAACCCCAGAAGGCGTCGGGCGGCTGGTGGGACGGGCGCCCGGGTCGAGGGTGCTCCGCGCGGGGAGCCCCCGTCGGCCCAGGCCCTCCAGGCCCTGGCGGCAGAGGGCTTTACCATCGGGTCGGTGCTGGGAGGACGGGCTGGGGCCTCGTCTCCACGACGCTGTGTGGACCCGCAGGGGCGGGACGTGGTCCTCCGGGTCCTGCCCCTGCCGGAGGGTGCTGGAGGCGCGGCGCTGCTGCGCAGGCTCGCTGGGCTGCGCAGCCTGCGTCACAGGGCGCTGGTGGCGGTACGTCACGTCGTCGCCCTTCCGTCCCACCATGTTGGCGTCGCCGTGGACCTGGTGGACGGCGTGAGCCTCGACGTCGTCCTGGCCGCCCGGGGCAGGCTGCCGACTCCCCAGCTCGCGCTGCTCCTCGACGAGCTCGGGTCAGCCCTGGCACACCTGCACGAGCACGGCTGCGCCCACGGGGACGTCTCCACAGGCAACGTGGTGGTCACGGCGGAGGGGCGCCCGGTCCTTATCGACCTCCTGGGCTCTGTCATGGAGACGGGCACAGGAGACTGCGCGGCACCGGAACGGCGCTCAGGTGGCCCCGCCACACCAACTGCTGACGTCTATGCCCTGGCTGCCCTGATGCGACAGTGTGCTGGTGGTGGCGCCAGTGGTGGTGCTGGTTATCGGGCGCGCCGCGTGGAGCAGCTCCTGGCGGACGCGCTCAGCAGCCTCCCTGAGGACCGCCCCGGTGCGCGCGACCTCGCAGCCCGCTCACCCCAGCTGGGGCAGGCCCGGGGGATCGACCTGCCCGACAGCGCCCGCCTGGCAGCCGGGTCACTGCGTGCGGCCGCCCACACACCCACACGGGTCGTAGGAGCTCGGTTGCGGCAGCGGCGTCCCCGGTGGTACCCGCTGCCCGCCTCAGGACGCGCAGGACGTGCAGGGCGTCGCGGTCCCTGGCCTCGCCGTGGTCACGGGGCCTCCCGGGGACGCGGCCGCCACCGTGCCTCCCGGCGGGGCGGGGGAGTCCTGACGGTGGCGCGGACCTCCCGCCTCCTGTGCGTGGTTACTGTGGCAGCAGCTGCGGTAGCAGTCCTGGTTCTTCAGGGGCCGGGTGGTGCCCTGGGCGGCCACCTGCCCAGCCGGGCGGGAGACACGGCGACAGCGGCGCCACCGGGAGCTGCGGCAGCAGGCTCGGACCAGGGCTCCTGGCCTGCTGCCTCCCCGCCTGTCCAGGTTTCCCAGGAGGCGACGCGAGAGCCTCCTCAGGGGGCAGACACAGCCCCGCCGCCGGAGGGACAGCGGGGGACGGCCCGGGAGGGGGCGGAGCAGAGCCTGGTCAGCGTGGTGGTCTCCCTGGCTGCGGCGCGTGACCAGGCGCTCATGGACGGGGACGAGGAGGCCCTGGCTGCGACCACGGTGCCAGGCTCGCCAGCTGCTGCTGCGGACGAGCAGATCATGCGGGACCTGCTGGCCTCGGGAGAGACCGTGACTGACATGACCACGTCAGTGAGTCAGATCGTCGAGGTGGAGGTGCCTGCTGGTACGACCTGGCCCGGTGCCCGGGCCGTGGTGGTCACCCAGTCCCAGGCCCCGTCGAGCCGGGCCAGCGCCGGGACGCGCAGGACGGTCCCGGCCCAGGCCGCCCGTCAGGTAGTTCTCATCCTGGTTCCGCAGCCGTGGAGGGTGGCGGAGGTGCGCTCCTACGAGCTGTGA
- the glnA gene encoding type I glutamate--ammonia ligase produces the protein MFKDASEALAFIDKEKVALVDVRFCDLPGVMQHFTIPVSAFREEALTTGLMFDGSSIRGFQAIHESDMKLVPDVATAFLDPFRAEKTLVINFSIVDPFTDEVYSRDPRSIAAKAEDYLRSTGIADTCYIGAEAEFYLFDSIEYESTPAQSRYSIDSAEAAWNSGRQEEGGNQGYKTRFKSGYFPVSPNDQMADLRDAMVRTCIKAGLDIERAHHEVGTAGQQEINYRFSSLLAAGDDMMKFKYIIKNVAWQAGRTATFMPKPIFGDNGSGMHTHHSLWKDGRPLFYDERGYGQLSDLARWYIGGILAHAPSLLAFTNPSVNSFHRLVPGFEAPVNLVYSARNRSACIRVPVTGSSPRAKRVEYRVPDPSSNPYLCFAAVLMAGIDGIRNRTEPQAPIDKDLYELAPEDYHDIAKLPVSLDLALEALEQDHDYLTEGDVFTPDLIETWIDYKRAYEIEPLRLRPHPYEFELYYDL, from the coding sequence ATGTTCAAGGACGCATCAGAGGCCCTGGCCTTCATCGACAAGGAGAAGGTCGCTCTTGTCGACGTCCGCTTCTGCGACCTTCCGGGTGTGATGCAACACTTCACCATCCCCGTCTCCGCCTTCAGGGAGGAGGCCCTGACCACGGGCCTCATGTTTGACGGCTCCTCCATCCGGGGGTTCCAGGCTATCCATGAGTCGGACATGAAGCTTGTCCCGGACGTCGCCACCGCCTTTCTCGACCCCTTCCGCGCAGAGAAGACCCTGGTCATCAACTTCTCCATCGTCGACCCCTTCACTGATGAGGTCTACTCCCGCGACCCGAGGTCCATCGCCGCCAAGGCGGAGGACTACCTGCGCTCGACCGGAATCGCCGACACCTGCTACATCGGTGCGGAGGCTGAGTTCTACCTGTTCGACTCCATCGAGTACGAGTCCACACCCGCCCAGTCACGCTACTCCATCGACTCGGCGGAGGCTGCCTGGAACTCCGGCCGCCAGGAGGAAGGCGGTAACCAGGGCTACAAGACCCGCTTCAAGAGCGGCTACTTTCCCGTCTCGCCCAACGACCAGATGGCCGACCTGCGCGACGCCATGGTGCGCACCTGCATCAAGGCGGGACTGGACATTGAGCGCGCCCACCACGAGGTCGGGACCGCCGGGCAGCAGGAGATCAACTACCGGTTCAGCTCGCTGCTGGCCGCTGGCGACGACATGATGAAGTTCAAGTACATCATCAAGAACGTCGCATGGCAGGCGGGACGGACCGCGACCTTTATGCCCAAGCCCATCTTCGGGGACAACGGCTCGGGAATGCACACACACCACTCGTTGTGGAAGGACGGCCGCCCCCTGTTCTACGACGAGCGAGGGTACGGCCAGCTGTCGGACCTGGCCCGCTGGTACATCGGAGGCATCCTGGCCCACGCCCCCTCCCTGCTGGCCTTCACCAACCCCTCTGTCAACTCCTTCCACCGCCTGGTCCCGGGATTCGAGGCCCCGGTGAACCTGGTGTACTCCGCCCGCAACCGCTCTGCGTGCATCCGTGTCCCGGTCACTGGATCCTCCCCCAGGGCCAAGCGTGTGGAGTACCGTGTCCCCGACCCCTCCTCCAATCCCTACCTCTGCTTCGCCGCCGTGCTCATGGCCGGAATTGACGGCATCCGTAACCGGACCGAGCCGCAGGCTCCCATTGACAAGGACCTCTACGAGCTGGCGCCCGAGGACTACCACGACATCGCCAAGCTCCCCGTGTCCCTCGACCTGGCCTTGGAGGCCCTGGAGCAGGACCACGACTACCTCACCGAGGGCGACGTCTTCACCCCCGACCTCATTGAGACGTGGATCGACTACAAGCGGGCCTACGAGATCGAGCCGCTGCGCCTGCGTCCCCACCCCTACGAGTTCGAGCTCTACTACGATCTGTGA
- a CDS encoding lipoyl synthase: MASPANPDAVAPEGRRLLRVEARNARTPIESRPEWLRTRAVVSQTYQDVQGLVREKNLHTVCAEANCPNIYECWNDREATFLVGGQMCTRRCDFCDIATGRPSAYDEDEPRRVAASVQEMGLRYATVTGVARDDRPDGGAWLYAETARQIHATCPGTGVELLVPDFRGNPDALAEVFSSQPEVLGHNLETVPRIFKRIRPAFSYQGSLDVITAASEAGLVTKSNLILGMGETREETEAAMQALVEARCDILTITQYMRPSTLHHPIDRWVRPQEFVELSELAEQMGFAAVMSGPMVRSSYRAGMLWGRAMARRGWPIPPALADLAEPVTAHQEASRVVARQLATAS; encoded by the coding sequence GTGGCCAGCCCAGCCAACCCGGACGCCGTCGCCCCGGAGGGCCGTCGGCTGCTGCGTGTCGAGGCGCGCAACGCCAGGACCCCGATCGAGTCCAGGCCTGAGTGGCTCAGGACCAGGGCCGTGGTCTCGCAGACCTACCAGGACGTCCAGGGCCTGGTGCGGGAGAAGAACCTGCACACGGTCTGCGCCGAGGCCAACTGCCCCAATATCTATGAGTGCTGGAACGACCGCGAGGCCACCTTCCTCGTCGGGGGCCAGATGTGCACCCGGCGCTGCGACTTCTGCGACATCGCCACAGGGCGCCCCAGCGCGTACGACGAGGACGAGCCGCGCCGGGTGGCTGCCTCGGTCCAGGAGATGGGTCTGCGCTACGCCACAGTCACCGGAGTCGCCCGGGACGACCGTCCTGACGGCGGGGCCTGGCTGTACGCAGAGACAGCCCGCCAGATCCACGCGACGTGCCCCGGCACCGGCGTCGAGCTGCTGGTGCCGGACTTCCGGGGGAACCCGGACGCGCTGGCCGAGGTGTTCTCCTCCCAGCCGGAGGTGCTGGGCCACAACCTGGAGACGGTACCCCGGATCTTCAAGCGCATCCGCCCCGCGTTCTCCTACCAGGGCAGCCTGGACGTCATCACGGCGGCCTCCGAGGCGGGGCTGGTGACCAAGTCCAACCTGATCCTGGGCATGGGAGAGACCCGTGAGGAGACTGAGGCGGCCATGCAGGCGCTGGTCGAGGCCCGCTGCGACATCCTCACGATCACCCAGTACATGCGCCCTTCCACACTTCACCACCCGATCGACCGCTGGGTCAGGCCGCAGGAGTTCGTCGAGCTCAGCGAGCTGGCGGAGCAGATGGGCTTTGCCGCCGTCATGAGCGGGCCGATGGTGCGCTCCTCCTACCGGGCCGGCATGCTGTGGGGCCGGGCCATGGCCCGTCGCGGATGGCCAATTCCCCCCGCCCTGGCCGACCTGGCCGAGCCCGTGACGGCCCACCAGGAGGCCTCACGGGTCGTGGCCCGCCAGCTTGCCACCGCCTCCTGA
- the sucB gene encoding 2-oxoglutarate dehydrogenase, E2 component, dihydrolipoamide succinyltransferase, with protein sequence MSRSVKVSQGRKTGMSESVKMPALGESVTEGTVSSWLKAVGDTVEVDEPLLEVATDKVDTEVPSPVSGTVLEILVAEDETAEVGTVLAVIGDPAEAGGSPQPSAPEQEPAAPAQEPGTSAGSQVQEAPQEVSAPGPAAPETTSTSQQEEPVSEAPRAAAPAAYVTPIVRKLARDRGVDLATVTGTGVGGRIRKQDVEAAAQAQEEARQAAARAQGAASAAPAVEPAPAAPAPGASARPQVDTLLRGRREKMSRLRQVISERMMTSLQTSAQLTTVVEVDVTRVAALRAQAKDDFLARNGTRLTFLPFFVQAATEALKAHPKLNSSIEDKEVVYHDVEHVGIAVDTPRGLLVPVVKNAGDLNIVGLARRINDLAARTRDNAVNPDELSGSTFTVTNTGSGGALIDTPIINQPEVAILGLGAIQKQPRVVKDTDGNEVIAIRSVCYLSLSYDHRLVDGADASRYLMTVKSRLEEGDFRSDLGL encoded by the coding sequence CTGTCCCGGTCAGTCAAGGTCAGTCAAGGAAGGAAGACAGGAATGTCCGAGTCCGTCAAGATGCCCGCCCTGGGCGAGTCAGTGACCGAGGGGACGGTCTCATCCTGGCTCAAGGCCGTAGGAGACACCGTCGAGGTTGACGAGCCGCTGCTGGAGGTGGCCACGGACAAGGTTGACACCGAGGTACCGTCCCCCGTGTCCGGCACGGTCCTGGAGATCCTCGTCGCCGAGGACGAGACGGCTGAGGTCGGGACCGTCCTGGCCGTCATCGGCGACCCGGCCGAGGCCGGGGGCTCCCCCCAGCCCTCTGCTCCTGAGCAGGAGCCCGCCGCACCGGCGCAGGAGCCAGGCACCTCAGCAGGCTCCCAGGTCCAGGAGGCCCCGCAGGAGGTTTCAGCCCCCGGACCCGCAGCCCCCGAGACCACCAGCACCTCCCAGCAGGAGGAGCCTGTGTCCGAGGCGCCGAGGGCGGCAGCACCGGCCGCCTACGTCACCCCGATCGTGCGCAAGCTGGCTCGGGACAGAGGGGTAGACCTGGCGACCGTCACCGGCACAGGTGTCGGAGGACGTATCCGCAAGCAGGACGTCGAGGCTGCGGCTCAGGCGCAGGAGGAGGCCCGGCAGGCAGCAGCCCGCGCCCAGGGGGCTGCCTCCGCTGCCCCTGCCGTCGAGCCCGCTCCTGCTGCCCCCGCGCCCGGCGCCTCGGCCAGGCCGCAGGTCGATACGCTCCTGCGAGGCAGGCGGGAGAAGATGAGTCGTCTGCGCCAGGTCATCTCCGAACGCATGATGACCTCCCTGCAGACCTCTGCTCAGCTGACGACGGTGGTGGAGGTGGACGTCACCCGGGTGGCGGCCCTGCGTGCCCAGGCCAAGGACGACTTCCTGGCCCGCAACGGCACCAGGCTGACCTTCCTGCCCTTCTTTGTCCAGGCGGCCACTGAGGCGCTCAAGGCCCATCCCAAGCTCAACTCCTCAATCGAGGACAAGGAGGTCGTGTACCATGACGTGGAGCACGTCGGCATCGCCGTGGACACGCCGCGTGGCCTGCTGGTCCCCGTGGTCAAGAACGCTGGCGACCTCAACATCGTCGGCCTGGCCAGGCGGATCAACGACCTGGCTGCCCGCACACGGGACAACGCCGTCAACCCTGACGAGCTGTCCGGCTCTACCTTCACGGTGACCAACACCGGCTCGGGCGGAGCCCTCATCGACACCCCGATCATCAACCAGCCGGAGGTTGCGATCCTGGGCCTGGGGGCGATCCAGAAGCAGCCCCGGGTCGTCAAGGACACAGACGGCAACGAGGTCATCGCCATCCGCTCCGTGTGCTACTTGTCGCTGTCCTACGACCACCGCCTGGTGGACGGTGCCGACGCCTCACGCTACCTCATGACGGTCAAGAGCCGCCTTGAGGAGGGCGACTTCCGTAGCGACCTGGGGCTGTAG
- a CDS encoding DUF4191 domain-containing protein, translating into MSSDQTSRPRRLHRVRRALQNIRDSYTISRRTYPWVGWAMLGAAVVLIGLAVWVSVLSGQPLWYWLPLAVLLSLTVCMVILSLTVRRASYTQLEGTLGAAKAVLDQAGRGWYVESQPVAVSPRTMDLVWRMVGRPGVVLVAEGAVSHTRRMLEEEERKIRRVLSTVPVHVIHVGTGTGQVRLTDLSRTLRRLPTKPTRLTDNEISQVSKRLESLSSKGMSMPRGVDPGKVRIDRRALRGR; encoded by the coding sequence GTGAGCAGCGACCAGACCTCCCGGCCACGGCGGCTTCACCGAGTGAGGCGCGCCCTGCAGAACATCAGGGACTCCTACACGATCTCCCGGCGCACCTACCCCTGGGTGGGCTGGGCGATGCTCGGGGCCGCCGTCGTCCTCATCGGCCTGGCCGTGTGGGTGTCGGTGCTCAGCGGCCAGCCGCTGTGGTACTGGCTTCCCCTGGCGGTCCTCCTGTCCCTGACCGTCTGCATGGTCATCCTCTCCCTGACTGTGCGTCGCGCCTCCTACACCCAGCTGGAGGGGACGCTGGGAGCCGCCAAGGCGGTCCTGGACCAGGCTGGCCGGGGCTGGTACGTCGAGTCGCAGCCGGTCGCCGTCTCACCGAGGACCATGGACCTGGTCTGGCGCATGGTGGGTCGCCCGGGCGTGGTCCTTGTCGCTGAAGGTGCTGTCTCCCACACCCGGCGCATGCTGGAGGAGGAGGAGCGAAAGATCCGCCGTGTCTTGTCAACCGTGCCGGTACACGTCATCCACGTGGGTACCGGTACCGGCCAGGTTCGTCTCACCGACCTCAGCCGGACCCTGCGTCGGCTGCCCACCAAGCCCACCCGGCTGACCGACAACGAGATCTCCCAGGTCTCCAAGCGTCTGGAGTCCCTGTCCAGCAAGGGGATGTCCATGCCCAGGGGCGTCGACCCCGGCAAGGTCCGTATCGACCGCAGGGCCCTGCGTGGACGCTGA